The stretch of DNA CGATGGGGGCATTACCAATCCCCTGCCTTTCGACCTGCTGCACCATGTAGACATCGTAGTTGCGGTCGATGTGACGGGACGGCCGATCAGCCGGCCCGGGCGGATGCCGAGCATGCCGGAGCTCCTGTTCAGATCATCCATGATAATGCAGCACCACCTGGTTCAGGCGAATATCGAGCGCTCCCCGCCAGACATATTGGTGGTGCCGGAGGTCGATGAGATCCGCGTCTTGGAATTCTTCCGGCTGCCGCAGATCCTGAGGCAGACACAACCGGCCAAAGAGGACGTGAAGCGAAAGCTCGACGCCATCCTCAATGGCCGGCCGGCACGGCGCAGGCGCCCTAGTCCTCCACAAAGCTCCGCTGGAAGGAGGCGATCAGCGGGTCCAGGATATAGCGCATGACCGTGCGCGTTCCCGTTGTGATCGCAACCTCGGCCGGCATGCCCGGGACCAGCTGAATGGCGGGCTGGATCTTGCCCAGCTCCTTCTGCGATACCTCGACCTTGCCTGCATAATAGCTTTGGCCAGTTGGCTCCTGAGTGGCATCAGGCGCCACATAGATGAGCTTTCCCTCGATACGCGGCAGGCTTCTTTGCTTATACGCCGTCAATCTGACCAGGCATTGTTCGCCCCCATGCACCACGTCGATGTCCATTGGGGAGATTTGCACATCAACGAGCAGTTTTTCCGCATCAGGAACGATGTCGAGGATCGGAGAGCTCGGGTTTATGACACCCCCGATCGTATGGTAACGGAGATTAACCACGGTTCCTTCGACGGGCGCGGTGATCCTGGTACGCGACAGCACGTCGCTGGTTGCAGAGAGCTTGCTATCGAGATTGGCAAGCTCCTGTTCAAGCTGAGCCCTTTGGCCCGACGCTGTATTGCGAGCCTCCGCATCGATATTGACCACCTGGATCTTCGCTTCGGTGAGCTGCTGCTCGGTGGTCGCCAAATCGGCTTCCGCTGTAGAGACACTCGTGACGAGCTGCGACCGGCTCCGCTGCAGCTCGATGAGCCGCGCACGCCGCTCAAAGCCTCGTTGGATCAAATCGTAGATGGTCTTGGCCTCCTGGTCGAACAGTCGAAGCTGATCGCGCGCCGAGGCGAGCACTGCCCTGCGACCGACCAGTTGCTCCTCAAGCTGGGCCACCCGCTGTTTCAGGGCATCACGCCGACCTTTCAAACTTTCCTGGTTCAGGTTGAACAGCCGGTTCTGGGAGGCAATGATCTCCGCGGCCTTGTGGTCCTTTTCTGCTGCCTGCAACAACCACTCGGGGTATGTGATCTTGTCTCGGCCCTCAACCTCTGTATCAAGTCGAGCCAACGCGGCGGCGGCGCCATAGCGCTGCACTTGCAGCACGTCCAGGCTTGCGACATTCTGTGTCGCATCGAGCACGATCAGCGTATCGCCCTCCTTCACGCGTGAACCGTCGTGAACGAGAATTTCTTGAATGATTCCACCCTCGAGGTGCTGCACCGTCCGCCGGTAGCCTTCTGGACTCACCACACCGCGTGCCATGGCCGCACTGGCCAGTGGCGCGACGGCAGCCCAGGTCCCTGCGCCGAACAGGAAGATGCCGACCACAAGCAGACCGATCGTGCTGACCTTCAGGAGGGACCGCCTATTGGCGTTTAACGCCTTCCGGGCTTCCTCCTCGCTGCTGGCGAACATCGCCTCGGTCAATTGTTGAGGCGCAGCGACTGCGTTAGGAGAAACCATTTCCTAAACCTCCTTGCGCGTGGAAGATCGTGTTGGGAATAGGCTTTCCCGCCGCACCGAAGCTGTTGGCGGCCGGCCTGAGTGCGCCGGTTGGTGTCATTATCGCCCCTGATCCTGAGGCGGCGCCCGGTGTCAGTATCGATCCTGGTCCCGAGGCGACGCCTGGTGTCAGCATCGCCCCTGGTCCCGAGGCGACGCCTGGTGTCAGTATCGACCCTGGTCCTGAGGCGACGCCTGGTGTCAGCATCGCCCCTGGTCCCGAGGCGACGCCTGGTGTCAGTATCGACCCTGGTCCTGAGGCGACGCCTGGTGTCAGCATCGAGCCTGGTCCTGAGGCGACGCCTGGTGTCAGTATCGACCCTGGTCCTGAGGCGACGCCCGGTGCCCCCATCGGTCCTGAGCTTGGTCCCGACATTGGCCCGGGGATGGGCGGCTGCATCGACGCTGGCGCCGGAGCTGGAGCGGGGGTCGCGGTGGCTCCGGTGAGCTTCGCCATCACCTCGTCGCGCGGGCCGACCATGGCGATTTGCCCCTCGGACATGACCATCAGCCGGTCGGCCGGGGTCAGAATGACCGGCCTGTGGGCCACGACGATGATGGTGATGCCGTTCTGCTTCAACTTCTCCAGGGAGTTGATGAGGACCGTCTCGCCCTCTGCGTCGAGATTCGCATTGGGTTCATCCAGCAGCAATATCCTCGGGTGACCGAACACGGCACGGGCGAGCCCAACCCTCTGACGCTGGCCACCTGATAGCTGGACGCCCCCCTCGCCGACCGGTGTGTCATATCCTGCAGGCAGTCGCAGAATGAGATCGTGAACCCCTGCGAGCTTGGCCGCCTCCACCACCTTGTGAGGGTCCGGCGCGCCCATACGCGCAATGTTTTCCGCGACCGTACCGGTAAAGAGTTCGACCAATTGAGGGAGATAGCCGACATAGGGCCCGAGATCCTCGTGTGGCCACTGAGCAAGATCAGCTCCATCGAAACGTACACTGCCAGCGGTCGGTTTGAGGATGCCGATCATCAGCTTGCAGATCGTCGTTTTCCCCGAGGCCGAGGGGCCGATCACGCCGAGCATTTCCCCGGGATTGATCACGAGCGAAGCCCCCTTGATGATTGGAGGAAAGTTAGGATGGGGTTGGAAAACGACCCGCTCGAGCTCGATACGGCCGCTGGGCGCCGGCAGCTTGGTTCTAGACTTGATCTGAGGCGCCGCCTCAAAGGCCGCCTTGATCGTCTGAAATGCCTGCTTGGCAGAAATGAACTGACGCCAGGCAGAGATTGACTGCTCCACTGGCATGAGCGCACGCGCGAGGATCATCGATCCTGCGATCATGCCGCCGCTGCTCATCTGGCCGGTGAGGACGAGATAGGCCCCCAGTCCAAGAACCAGGATCTGCGCGACGAGGCGCACGAACTTGGAAATACCGTTGATCACGGCGCCGCGGTCAGCCGCCTGTTCCTGAACCTGCAATGCACCCTCGGCGCTGGCTCGCCAGCGCGCCATGATATTGGGAAAGAGGCCCATGGCCTGCACGGTCTCGGCGTGGCGCACCGCTGATTCTGCAAGGCGATAGGCGGAGGCGAGATGGGCTGTTGCCGCCATCGAGGGAACCCGCTGCATCCTATGGTTTGCGAGCGCGAGCCCGAGCAGGACCACTGCGAAGAACAGCGTCATCATCCCGAGCCATGGATGGACCAGCCACAGGACGATGGTGAAGAATGGCGTCCAGGGCGCATCGAAAAGCGGCGCGATGAGCGGTCCGCCCACGAAGTTGCGGATTTGCGTGAGCTCCCGCAACGGCTGAGTACCGAGCGGTGTGGTGGTGGTCGCGCTGTCCACCGCCACCTTGACCAGTTCGGGCGCGATCTCGCGCTCGAAACGTGTCCCGACACGCGTCAGCAGGCATGTCCTCAGGCTATCGATGAGGCTCATGACCATAAAGGCAAAGCAGGCCGCAAATGTGAGATACAGCAGCGTATCCAGATGCGAGCTTGACAGGACCCGATCGAAAACCTGGTAGCTGTAGAGCGGAGAAACGAGGACAAGTATGTTTATACAAAAGCTGAAAAAAGCTGCAATGAACAACCACGATTTCAGAGAATTAAGTATCTGACCTGGCCTGTTACTTTCTGCCATATCACACTCACTAAACAGACGCTGGAGATCGTCCCATCAAAGGAGTCGTCGTGACCAGCCGGGTGAGCCTGATCGCCCCCGCGCTCCAATCCAACTTACCGCGGTCAATATAATAAATGGTGCATAAATGATATAAGCAATTTACACGTGTGTGAGGACCAAGCCGAACCGCCATCCGCCTGACATTTAGCGCCCAGGGAGAGGCCTGCGGTCCTGAAAAAAACGCTGCAGCAGCCTGCGCGCGCTCACTGCACGGATTCCCCCATAGACCTCGGGCCGATGGTGGCAGGTGGGCTGGGTGAACAGACGCGGACCGTGCTCGACCCCACCCATTCTTTCATCCTCCGCCCCGAAATAGAGCCGCCGGATTCTGGCGAATGAGATGGCGGCAGCGCACATGGCGCAGGGTTCGAGCGTCACGAACATGTCGCAGCCGACGAGGCGCTCGGAGCCGAGGATTCGGCAGGCTTCCCTGATGGCGAGCAGCTCTGCATGGGCCGTGGGATCTCTAAGCTCGATCGTCCGGTTGCGAGCGACCGCCAGCACCTGCCTTTCGGCGCCCACCACGACAGCGCCGACCGGCACCTCGCCGTTACGTGCTGCCTCCGCCGCAGCCTCGAGCGCAAGATCCATGAAGGGAAACTGTTCAATCATGCTTACCGGCAATCTGTCGCCGCCCGAATAGGGGCATCGGTCTAGCTTGTCACGATCACAATATCGTGGTCGAGAGTTGGAGACCCTGAACCGCCGGCATTTGCGCCGTCACTGCGCCGCCTCGCGGCAAGCTGCCCACCGCGATCCCGACTGGAGAGGCGGGGTGCTCGCAGCCAGGAGCAATGCTGGACGATCGGGGCTCGTTTCCGCTATTGAGATGTATATGTCCCTCCGTGGGACTATGCCCGTTTCCCCAAACCGTCCGGAGATCACAACATGCGGCTTCACGCCGGCGCCTCCCGGCATGAAAAGCTTCTCTCGCGCGCTGTGAGGAAAGATCTTCTGGATCATGCTTCTGAGCGTCAACTGCAACTCCCTTAGCGTGTGCATCCATCAGATTCTCCTGAAACTTGTACAAAATATGGAGATGCCTATGCGCATCGGTTCGAACATGTTGATGCGGGCGCAGTCTTGACCAGTGGGCCTGAGAACAAGGACGCGACGCCCCCCCAGGGCGAGCGCATCGCCAAGGTGATTGCGCGCGCAGGCGTCTGCTCGCGCCGTGATGCGGAGGCTCTGATCGCAGCGGGCCGGGTGACGCTGAATGGTAAGCGCCTTTCATCACCTGCCGTGAACGTTGTTCAGGACGACATTATCCTCGTGGATGGCAAGCCCCTGGCGGAGCCGGAGCGCGTTCGCCTTTGGCGCTATCACAAGCCAACAGGGCTCGTGACCACCCATCGCGACCCGCAAGGCCGGGCCACCGTGTTTGACCACCTGCCGGCAACTCTCCCGCGGGTGATCTCGGTCGGACGTCTCGATATTACCTCCGAGGGTCTATTGCTGCTGACCAATGACGGCGAGCTCGCCCGCCGCCTGGAACTGCCAGCCACCGCCTGGAGCCGGCGATACCGGGTACGCGCCTATGGCAAGATCGAGCAGGCAAGGCTCGACGAACTGGCGAATGGCGTTGAGGTGGACGGTGTCCGCTATGGCCGCATTGAGGCCAAGCTCGAGCGGGAACGCGGCGACAATGTCTGGCTCACGATGAGTCTTCGCGAGGGCAAGAATCGAGAGATCCGGAAGGTGCTCGACCATCTGGGGCTGACCGTCAATCGGCTGATCCGGATCTCTTACGGCCCCTTTCAGCTGGGCGATCTCGAGCGGGGCGCAGTGGAGGAGGTGCCGACCAAGGTTCTGCGCGATCAGCTCGGGCAGAAACTGGCCCAGGGCCTCACCGGATTGGAGCGCGGCAAGACAGCCCCGGCGGGCGAGGATAAGCGCAATGCGCATCATCGCCGGTAGAGCCAGGGGGCTCGCCCTTGCGGCTCCCAGCGACCAGCGGATCAGGCCGACAAGCGATCGCACCCGAGAAGCCATTTTCAACATTCTCGAACACGGCGTTGCCGATTTCGAGCTGGAGAATGCCCGCGTCCTTGACCTCTTTGCCGGAACCGGTGCGCTTGGTCTTGAGGCCCTGTCCCGCGGCGCGCGCTTCTGCATTTTTGTTGACGAAAGCACGGCGGCACGCGGCCTGATTCGCCGCAATGTGGAGGCGATGTCCGCGCAAGGAGCCTCAAAGATCTGGCGGCGCGATGCAACGAGGTTGGGCGATTGCGCCCCCATGCAGCCGTTTGATCTCATCTTCGCCGACCCGCCTTATGGGAAGGGCCTCGGTGAGGCTGCGCTGGCCTCAGCCCTTGCCGGAGGCTGGCTTGCGCCGCACGGGCTCATGATGCTGGAGGAGGCCGCGGGCGCCGAAATCGATCTGCCCGAGGGCTTGACGGTGATAGACAGGCGCGTCTATGGCGACACCCAGGTCCTCTTCATGAGGAAAGCCGCCAACTCCTGAGCGTTATCGCCGCGAGAACAGCTTCTCGATATCGCTGAGCTTGAGCTCGATATAGGTCGGCCGGCCATGGTTGCACTGGCCGGAATTGGGCGTGGCCTCCATTTCCCGCAACAGCGCGTTCATCTCTTCTGGGCGCAGTCGCCGGCCGGAGCGGACCGAGCCATGGCAAGCCATGGTGGCGAGCACATGCTCGATCCTATCCTGCAAAACGCTTGAGCCGCCGGCGTCCGTAAGCTCGTCCGCGAGCTCCTGCACGAGCTTGGCAATATTGCCCCCCGCGATGAGCGCGGGCACCTCGCGCACGCAAACGGCGCCTGGCCCGAAACTGTCGATGACAAGCCCGAGCGAGGCAAGGACCTCCTCCGCGTCGATAAGGCGGCCCACGGCCGCCTCGTCGAGCTCGACCACCTCCGGCACCAGCAGCGGCTGCCGCGCGATTCCCGTTTCGGCGAGCGAGGCCTTGAGGCGCTCATAAACCAGCCGCTCATGGGCGGCATGCTGGTCGACGATGACGATGCCGTCACTGGTCTGCGCAATGATGTAATTTTCATGCACCTGCGCGCGCGCCGCCCCGAGCGGTGCGCCCTCGACCTGAGCCTCGGGCTCCTCGATATCATTGACGGTCCAGGCGGCGGCACTGGGCTCAGCCAGCCCCGGCATCATCACCGCGGACCCGATCGCCGGCGCCTGAAAAGCAAAGGCGGCCTCAGCCTGTACTGGCAAGGGCCGCATTGCCGCGTAGGAGCGAGAGAGGCCGCCGGATCCAGATCGTCCATGAGACGGCGAGCCCATGGGCCTTGCCGCGGCCAAAGCTGCGGTCGCAATGGTTCCGGTTGCGCGTTTTGCCGCCTCATCGAGCCCTTGGCGAAGGGCGCCCACCACCAGGGCGCGAACCAGCCCCTGATCGCGAAACCGCACCTCGGCCTTGGCCGGATGCACATTCACATCGACCATTTCCGGCGGGCAGGTGATGAACAGGACCGCGAGCGGATGCCGGCCCCGCGGCACGAGATCCCCATAAGCGCCTCGCAGCGCACCCAAGAGCAGGCGGTCGCGCACCGGCCGGCCGTTCACGAACAGAAATTGCATGGTGGCATAGGCGCGGTTGAGCGTTGGCAGGCCGGCATAGCCGCGCAGTGTCACCCCTTCCCGCTCGCCTGAGACCACAACGGAATTATCCGTGAACTCGCGCCCCATGATCTCTGCCAGCCGGCGCTGGAACGCCTCCTCCGTCTCGGCAAGCGCAGCGAAATTGAGAACACGGCGTTCGGAGGTGGTGAAGGTGAATCCGATGCGGGGATGGGCCATGGCCAGCCGCCGCATCACCTCGATCGCCTCGGCCGTCTCCGCTCGCTCCGATTTGAGGAATTTGAGGCGGGCGGGGACCGCGAAGAAGAGATCGCGGACCTCGATGAGGCTGCCTGCCCCCAGCGCCGCGGGCCGAACCGGGTGCTTGGTGCCGCCTTCAACCCGCACACGATGCGCATCACCCCCCGATTGCGGCCGCGAGGTGATTGCAAGCCGTGAGACCGCGCCGATCGATGGTAAGGCCTCCCCGCGGAAGCCAAGCGTGTCGATCAACAGGAGGGCCTCATCCGCGAGCTTGGAGGTGGCATGGCGCTCGACCGCGAGGTCAAGCTCTTCCGCCGTCATGCCAATACCGTCATCGCGGACTTCGATCAGGCTGCGGCCACCATCATTGAACAGCACGTCGACATGGCGGGCGCCGGCATCGATCGCGTTCTCCACCAGTTCCTTGACGACGCTGGCGGGGCGCTCGATGACCTCGCCCGCAGCGATGCGGTTGACGACCCCCTCTGGCAGCCTGCGGATGCTCGGCATGCCCCCCTCTCCATATGATCAGCCGCCGGTGCTGGTGAGATTATCGGGTTGCCCGACGACTGTGAACAGCAACTGATCAGACCCGAGCAGCCGCTTGGCAGCCCGCCTCACATCCTCCAGGGTCACCGCCTCGATCAGCCCGTTACGCTCGTTAATGTAATCGATCCCGAGATTGTCGAGCTGAAGACCGAGCAGCTGCCGCGCGATCTTTGCATTGCTGTCGAACCGCAGCGCATAGGAGCCGACCAGATAGGTCTTGGCATCCTCGAGTTCCCTCTCGGTTGGGCCATTTTTGGCCATGCGCGCGATCTCAGCCTTGATGATCTCGACCGTTTCCGCCGCGCGGTCATTGCGCGTAGCCGCACCGCCGATCAGCAGGCCCACACGATCGAGGGGCCAGAGCGAGGTATAGACCGAATAGGTCAGGCCTCGTTTCTCCCGCACCTCCTCGACGAGGCGCGAGCCAAAACCGCCACCGCCCAGGATCGAGTTCATGACAAAGGCGGGGATGAAGTCCGGATCGCGCCGCTTGAGCCCCTGCGTGCCGAACACGATGACGCTCTGCGGCACGTCGAACTTGACCACCTCCAGGGCCGCGCTGCTGCGCACCTTGGCTTCCGGGATGGACGGCAGATCAGCCTTCTCCGGAAGGCGTCCGAACACCTCATCGAGCAGCGGCGCGAGGGTCTTCGCATCAATCGCCCCGACCACTGCGACCTTGAGGCCGGCCCTGTTCATCAGCCGGTTCCTGAAATTGCGGAGATCATCGGGCGTGATCGCCTGAAGGCCCGGAATGGTCCCTTGCGGATCATTCACATAAGGATGATCCCCCATGGCGAGCTTGAGCCAGCTATTCGTGGCGATCACCTGCGGATCGCTGGCATCGTTGCGCAAGGAAGCGAGCAGCCGCGCCCGCATGCGATCGACCGCATCCTTATCGAAGCGGGGCTCATTGAGCGCGAGCTTCAAAAGCCGGAACGCCTCATCGCGATTGGTGGCGAGGGCTTGAAAGCTGCCCATGAAATTGTCGCGATCCGCCTCGAAGGACAGCTTTGTCGCGGTATTCTCGAGGGCCTTCTGGAAGGCCTGCGAGTCCATGTCGCCCGCGCCTTCATCGAGCGTTGCCGACAGGAAATTGGACAATCCCTGCCGATCAGCCGGCTCGATCGAGCTGCCCCCGTGGAAGGCGAAATCCATGGCGATGATCGGCACGGTCTCATCTTGCACGAGCCAGGCGGTAATGCCGCCCGGGCTCTTGACCTCCTGAATTTCGACCGCCTCGGCTGTCTGCGCGTGACCTGCAAGGCTGAAGGCCAGGACGAGCACTGCGCCGAGCGCTGAAGCCTGGCGTTTGAACTGGTTGATCATGTTCACGGCTGGCCATCCTTCTGCTTGGCGGGTGCGCTGGCGGGCATATCCGTTTCCGGAGCCTCAGCCGGCGGCGCAGTCTCGCTATGAGCTGCAGGCTCGGCGGCACCGTCAACCGGCATCAGCCGCCCAGAGACCTGACGCTCCGGCTGCAGATATTTCTTCGCGACCGCCACCACCTGATCCTTCGTCACCCGGTGGACGCGCTGCGGCCAGCTGCGGACGTCCTCAACCGTCTGGCCGGTCGTCAGGGCAGTCCCAAACACCTGCGCAAGCCCCATCTGGCTGTCCAGCGCATAGATCGCCTGAGCGATGAGCGATGACTTGGCAGTCGCAAGATCCTCATCCGTGATCTCGCCGGCCTGAACCCGCACGATCACATCATCGATGGCCTTATCGACCGCGGCGAGATCGACACCCGGCAGCGGCGAGGCATAGATCCCGAACGTGCCATAATCGAGCTTGTCACCGTCGAACCAGGCGGAGGCTGAGCTGGCGAGCTTCTTCTCCATCACGAGATCGCGATAGATCATGCTGGTGGGACCACCGCCGAGAATCCCCGCGAGCACATCGAGGGCTGGCGCCTCTCCCGCTTCCGCGTGACGGGCGGCAACGGCAAGATAGTCCCGATAAAGCCTAGGATCAGGCACCTTGGCATCGCGTAAGATGACCTGCCGCAGCGCCTCGGGGGTAGGCTCCTTCAACCTTTCGCGCGGACCGGGCTCGGCGGTATTCTGGAGCTTGCCGAAATGGGTCTGAGCAAGCTTGCGCACCTCTTCCGGCGTCGTGTCGCCGGCCACGACCAGAATGGCATTGGCGGGCGTATAGAAGCGCTTGTAGAAATCGAGCGCGTCCTGCCGGCTGAGCTTCTCCATCTCATTCATCCAGCCGATGACCGGCTTGTGATAGGGATGGTTGAGGAACAGCGCCGCGTCCATCTGCTCCATCAGCCGCGCCGCGGGCTCGTTGTCGATCCGTGATCGCCTCTCCTCCAGGATGACATCGCGCTCGGTCTCCACATCCTGAGCCGTCAGCTTGAGATTGGCCATGCGATCAGCCTCCATCTCCATCACCATGGGCAGCTGCTCCTTGGCGATGCGCTGGAAATAGGCCGTATAGTCGGAGCTGGTGAAGGCGTTGTCCTCACCGCCATGCTGACGGATGATCTTCGAGAAATCGCCCGCCGGAATTTTGCTCGTGCCCTTGAACATCAGATGTTCGAGAAAATGAGCAATTCCTGATTTTCCCGGCGGCTCGTCCGCCGCGCCGACACGATACCAGACCATATGCGTGACCACTGGCGCGCGATGATCGGGGATAACCACCACGTCCATGCCATTGTCCAGCCTGAAGGTGGAGACATCGGCAAACAGCGGCGGCTCTTCCTGCGCATGCAGTGCGGACAGCAGGCTGATGGCGACGAGAAGCCCGGCGACGAGCGATGGCAGTGCCAATCGCCAAGCGAGGAAGGTCGGGCGCACGGATATCGTCATGCATGCCTCTTGAGGGTACGGATTAACGGCCAAAGTGAGGGGCCACTCCTCTGGCGTCCACTAAAAACTTGGTAAGATGGCCGAAGAGCCCTAAGGGGCCCTTCCCAGGGAAAACGCAATTTAAAGTTGAATGAGCAATCCGACTTAAATAAGTCAACCTAAACAATTTTGTCGTTCAAAGAGGGCCTATTAATCGGAAAACAGATTGCCGATATTCCAGATCGAACCGTAATTCGGGTTCTTGGCGCGCTCGCGCTCGAGACGCTTTTGCTTCAGTTCCTTCGACAGCTGCGCCTCGCTCTTCGGCGTGCCATCCGGATTGGTTTTTGAAATACCGTACTGCTGGTAGACGTCCTGCGCTGGGGCCGTGGCCGTCGCGGTCTGGACAGGCGCGCTGGGTTGAGCCGGCGTGATCGACGCGGTATGCCCGCTGGCCGCCTGCGCCCGTGGTGCGGCCGGGGCCTGTGGAGCCGCTGCGGCCTGTTGGAGAACCTCTTCCGGCGGCGTGTGTAGGGCTTGCGATCCGACCGCTGCGGCAGCGGCTTCGGCGGCCACGTTCGGCGTCCCGCTATCCGCACCCGCTGGTGCCGGCGGCTTGAGCGTCAAGTCCGGCGGCATCGACAGCACCTGGTGAGTGCGCACCTCTCTCTCATCCGGGACCGTTTTTCCCATGCCAAGCATGTCGGTCACGCCGGACCCGCCGGAGCAGCCGCCCATAAGCAGGCTGGCGGCGGTCAACAATCCTGCCGCTGCGGAGATTTTCAGCACTCTGATGCGCTCCATTCTAGCTTCCTGGAGGACGCAGCGCGCGAATGCACATCCGCGCAAGCCCCCGACTCTTCCCTCTTCGTGCCGCAGCCTCCTATGTCACTGCGGCGAAACCATGACCAGCGTTATTGGTCAGTTCCGTGTCCTTCTTGCCAGCAGTCATACAGAAGCGCGGCCACCCCCGCAACAATCGCGACATCCGCTATGTTGAACACGTACCAACTATAGCCGAAGGCGTGGAAGCTGAAAAAATCGGCAACCGCCCCATGCACGAGGCGATCAATGAGATTGCCGACCGCCCCGCCGACGATCATGCCGAGCGCCAAATTGGCGAGCGGGCGGCGATTGATGCTGAGCCAGATGCTAAGTCCGATGATCACCGCAAGGCTCAAGCCGACAAGCAACCATCGTCCGGCGGCGCTGTGCTGAGTGAACCAGCCATAGCTCACCCCTCGGTTCCACACGAGAACCAGATCGAAGAAGCTGGTGACCTGCACGACGCCGCGCGCCGCAATGTCATAAACCGCGAGCATCCACCACTTGAATGCCTGGTCAACCGCGAGGCAAAGCAAGGCGATTATCCAGCCGCGCCGCACTGAAACGTTCAAGCGATCAGAACGCTGCTCTGACAAGGAGCCTTCCGTCATGCGCTCGCCACCCCCTGCCTGCGTCCAAGCCATTCGCGAACCGCTTCCGCATCCCGTGGCGTGATATCCGGGAATTCGGGGTCGGAGCCGACCTCCGGCGTGATCTTCCAGGAGCGCGCACATTTGCGTCCTTCCGCGAGCGCCGGTACAACCGCAACCCCAGGCACCTCGCTCAGCCGATAGGCATCCTCTGGCCCCTCGCCGGCTTCGAGCCGCGCATCGCTGGTGATGGCGATTTCGGCAAGATCAACCCCATCGAGCGCGGCCATGAGCTTGGGATCCGACACATAGACCACCGGCGCAGCTTCGAGGCTGGAGCCGATCCGCTTCGCGGCC from Rhodoligotrophos sp. CJ14 encodes:
- a CDS encoding HlyD family type I secretion periplasmic adaptor subunit, encoding MVSPNAVAAPQQLTEAMFASSEEEARKALNANRRSLLKVSTIGLLVVGIFLFGAGTWAAVAPLASAAMARGVVSPEGYRRTVQHLEGGIIQEILVHDGSRVKEGDTLIVLDATQNVASLDVLQVQRYGAAAALARLDTEVEGRDKITYPEWLLQAAEKDHKAAEIIASQNRLFNLNQESLKGRRDALKQRVAQLEEQLVGRRAVLASARDQLRLFDQEAKTIYDLIQRGFERRARLIELQRSRSQLVTSVSTAEADLATTEQQLTEAKIQVVNIDAEARNTASGQRAQLEQELANLDSKLSATSDVLSRTRITAPVEGTVVNLRYHTIGGVINPSSPILDIVPDAEKLLVDVQISPMDIDVVHGGEQCLVRLTAYKQRSLPRIEGKLIYVAPDATQEPTGQSYYAGKVEVSQKELGKIQPAIQLVPGMPAEVAITTGTRTVMRYILDPLIASFQRSFVED
- a CDS encoding type I secretion system permease/ATPase, which codes for MAESNRPGQILNSLKSWLFIAAFFSFCINILVLVSPLYSYQVFDRVLSSSHLDTLLYLTFAACFAFMVMSLIDSLRTCLLTRVGTRFEREIAPELVKVAVDSATTTTPLGTQPLRELTQIRNFVGGPLIAPLFDAPWTPFFTIVLWLVHPWLGMMTLFFAVVLLGLALANHRMQRVPSMAATAHLASAYRLAESAVRHAETVQAMGLFPNIMARWRASAEGALQVQEQAADRGAVINGISKFVRLVAQILVLGLGAYLVLTGQMSSGGMIAGSMILARALMPVEQSISAWRQFISAKQAFQTIKAAFEAAPQIKSRTKLPAPSGRIELERVVFQPHPNFPPIIKGASLVINPGEMLGVIGPSASGKTTICKLMIGILKPTAGSVRFDGADLAQWPHEDLGPYVGYLPQLVELFTGTVAENIARMGAPDPHKVVEAAKLAGVHDLILRLPAGYDTPVGEGGVQLSGGQRQRVGLARAVFGHPRILLLDEPNANLDAEGETVLINSLEKLKQNGITIIVVAHRPVILTPADRLMVMSEGQIAMVGPRDEVMAKLTGATATPAPAPAPASMQPPIPGPMSGPSSGPMGAPGVASGPGSILTPGVASGPGSMLTPGVASGPGSILTPGVASGPGAMLTPGVASGPGSILTPGVASGPGAMLTPGVASGPGSILTPGAASGSGAIMTPTGALRPAANSFGAAGKPIPNTIFHAQGGLGNGFS
- a CDS encoding nucleoside deaminase, with the translated sequence MIEQFPFMDLALEAAAEAARNGEVPVGAVVVGAERQVLAVARNRTIELRDPTAHAELLAIREACRILGSERLVGCDMFVTLEPCAMCAAAISFARIRRLYFGAEDERMGGVEHGPRLFTQPTCHHRPEVYGGIRAVSARRLLQRFFQDRRPLPGR
- the rsmD gene encoding 16S rRNA (guanine(966)-N(2))-methyltransferase RsmD, whose protein sequence is MRIIAGRARGLALAAPSDQRIRPTSDRTREAIFNILEHGVADFELENARVLDLFAGTGALGLEALSRGARFCIFVDESTAARGLIRRNVEAMSAQGASKIWRRDATRLGDCAPMQPFDLIFADPPYGKGLGEAALASALAGGWLAPHGLMMLEEAAGAEIDLPEGLTVIDRRVYGDTQVLFMRKAANS
- the mutL gene encoding DNA mismatch repair endonuclease MutL, which gives rise to MPSIRRLPEGVVNRIAAGEVIERPASVVKELVENAIDAGARHVDVLFNDGGRSLIEVRDDGIGMTAEELDLAVERHATSKLADEALLLIDTLGFRGEALPSIGAVSRLAITSRPQSGGDAHRVRVEGGTKHPVRPAALGAGSLIEVRDLFFAVPARLKFLKSERAETAEAIEVMRRLAMAHPRIGFTFTTSERRVLNFAALAETEEAFQRRLAEIMGREFTDNSVVVSGEREGVTLRGYAGLPTLNRAYATMQFLFVNGRPVRDRLLLGALRGAYGDLVPRGRHPLAVLFITCPPEMVDVNVHPAKAEVRFRDQGLVRALVVGALRQGLDEAAKRATGTIATAALAAARPMGSPSHGRSGSGGLSRSYAAMRPLPVQAEAAFAFQAPAIGSAVMMPGLAEPSAAAWTVNDIEEPEAQVEGAPLGAARAQVHENYIIAQTSDGIVIVDQHAAHERLVYERLKASLAETGIARQPLLVPEVVELDEAAVGRLIDAEEVLASLGLVIDSFGPGAVCVREVPALIAGGNIAKLVQELADELTDAGGSSVLQDRIEHVLATMACHGSVRSGRRLRPEEMNALLREMEATPNSGQCNHGRPTYIELKLSDIEKLFSRR
- a CDS encoding M16 family metallopeptidase — translated: MINQFKRQASALGAVLVLAFSLAGHAQTAEAVEIQEVKSPGGITAWLVQDETVPIIAMDFAFHGGSSIEPADRQGLSNFLSATLDEGAGDMDSQAFQKALENTATKLSFEADRDNFMGSFQALATNRDEAFRLLKLALNEPRFDKDAVDRMRARLLASLRNDASDPQVIATNSWLKLAMGDHPYVNDPQGTIPGLQAITPDDLRNFRNRLMNRAGLKVAVVGAIDAKTLAPLLDEVFGRLPEKADLPSIPEAKVRSSAALEVVKFDVPQSVIVFGTQGLKRRDPDFIPAFVMNSILGGGGFGSRLVEEVREKRGLTYSVYTSLWPLDRVGLLIGGAATRNDRAAETVEIIKAEIARMAKNGPTERELEDAKTYLVGSYALRFDSNAKIARQLLGLQLDNLGIDYINERNGLIEAVTLEDVRRAAKRLLGSDQLLFTVVGQPDNLTSTGG